One Halobacterium sp. DL1 DNA window includes the following coding sequences:
- a CDS encoding TrmB family transcriptional regulator, whose amino-acid sequence MADSLAAQLEGDLACENLLGCLHGLSDLDRECFQALVESDDPLTVDELTERVDRERSTAYRSVHRLVDAGVVRKRQRNSDQGGYYHVYRPADPDIVADDMQRRLNDWYAKMSGLIAEFRTEYGDEDA is encoded by the coding sequence ATGGCAGACTCGCTGGCCGCCCAGCTCGAAGGGGACCTCGCCTGCGAGAACCTCCTCGGCTGCCTCCACGGCCTCTCGGACCTCGACCGCGAGTGCTTCCAGGCGCTCGTCGAGAGCGACGACCCGCTGACCGTCGACGAACTCACCGAGCGCGTCGACCGCGAGCGCTCGACGGCCTACCGCTCGGTCCACCGCCTCGTGGACGCCGGCGTCGTGCGCAAGCGCCAGCGCAACTCGGACCAGGGCGGCTACTACCACGTCTACCGCCCCGCGGACCCGGACATCGTGGCCGACGACATGCAGCGCCGCCTGAACGACTGGTACGCGAAGATGAGCGGACTCATCGCGGAGTTCCGCACTGAGTACGGCGACGAGGACGCGTAG
- a CDS encoding repressor, translating to MNGASSRQPTWSRPADRDIIEFLDERGAEYPAIVANRIGMHAPYVETRCAELAERGLLEAVSGEVVYRLTDAGERACESGVLSE from the coding sequence ATGAACGGTGCGTCGTCCCGCCAGCCAACCTGGAGCCGTCCTGCCGACCGCGACATCATCGAGTTCCTCGACGAACGCGGCGCGGAGTATCCCGCCATCGTCGCCAACCGCATCGGGATGCACGCACCCTACGTCGAGACCCGCTGCGCGGAACTGGCAGAACGCGGACTCCTCGAAGCGGTCTCCGGCGAGGTGGTCTACCGGCTCACCGACGCCGGCGAGCGGGCCTGCGAGAGCGGCGTCCTGTCCGAGTGA
- a CDS encoding histidine kinase, translated as MNHESYLRAVGLPEFADVPSDSPKRGASLVARPPHATVTADTVEERYVYPVPELGPDGACGVGLADDPYNLAPICGLEYDPERLRDHPNTARLVALQETVDHLAEETDADWLGVYRRATNADGEGVLVKEAYVGEPSRAEFPLTESFAERSNNSSVGLSGEAVLVEDVAEHDGPYYECDDSVRSEFCCPILAGDSVVGIIDAEAHEPDFFTEQRVLTIAGTCAALADSDLLTPPRVEA; from the coding sequence ATGAACCACGAGTCCTACCTCCGGGCCGTGGGGTTGCCGGAGTTCGCCGACGTCCCCTCGGACTCGCCCAAGCGCGGCGCGTCGCTCGTCGCCCGGCCCCCGCACGCCACGGTCACGGCCGACACCGTCGAAGAGCGCTACGTCTACCCAGTCCCCGAACTCGGTCCCGACGGAGCCTGCGGCGTCGGCCTCGCCGACGACCCGTACAACCTCGCACCCATCTGCGGACTGGAGTACGACCCCGAGCGGCTACGCGACCACCCGAACACCGCGCGCCTGGTCGCCCTCCAGGAGACCGTCGACCACCTCGCCGAGGAGACGGACGCCGACTGGCTCGGCGTCTACCGGCGCGCCACGAACGCCGACGGGGAGGGGGTGCTCGTCAAGGAAGCATACGTCGGTGAGCCGTCCCGCGCGGAGTTCCCGCTCACTGAGTCGTTCGCCGAGCGCTCGAACAACTCGTCGGTCGGTCTGAGCGGCGAGGCGGTGCTCGTCGAGGACGTCGCGGAGCACGACGGCCCGTACTACGAGTGCGACGACAGCGTGCGCAGCGAGTTCTGCTGTCCCATCCTGGCCGGCGATTCTGTCGTCGGCATCATCGACGCGGAGGCCCACGAACCCGATTTCTTCACCGAGCAGCGCGTGCTCACCATCGCGGGCACCTGCGCAGCGCTCGCCGATTCGGACCTCCTCACGCCACCGCGCGTCGAGGCCTGA
- a CDS encoding PadR family transcriptional regulator: MDDLTGFQRDLLVVAAGLEEPNGLDIKSELEQYYTSEINHGRLYPNLNTVVEKGLVEKGQKDERTNQYVVTDRGERELDARRDWEDDYVEAADDEQTVAAD, translated from the coding sequence ATGGACGACCTCACCGGCTTCCAGCGCGACCTCCTCGTCGTCGCCGCTGGGCTCGAGGAACCGAACGGCCTCGACATCAAGAGCGAACTGGAGCAGTACTACACCTCGGAGATCAACCACGGGCGCCTCTACCCGAACCTCAACACGGTCGTCGAGAAGGGCCTCGTCGAGAAGGGCCAGAAGGACGAGCGCACGAACCAGTACGTCGTCACCGACCGCGGGGAACGGGAACTCGACGCCCGTCGCGACTGGGAGGACGACTACGTCGAGGCCGCCGACGACGAACAGACGGTCGCCGCGGACTGA
- a CDS encoding UDP-glucose 4-epimerase, with the protein MQLSEQRVVVTGAAGLVGSHLAAELAPDNDVLAVDNLSKGTRERVPDGVEFVEADMCDPEDVAEVITEDVDIVFHFAAYTDTNYGEPRVLFEENGEMTYNVLERMDEVGVDKLAFTSSSTVYGEAPMPTPEDYAPLEPISIYGASKLADEGLVSTYAHSYGIQSWMYRFANIVGPKQRGNVVPDFIEKLLENPETLTILGNGRQEKSYLHVEECVDAMIHVVEHADDDLNTYNLGTRTTTSVNAIADIVAEEMDLDPDYEYTGGDRGWTGDVPKMRLSIEKLSALGWEPSLSSDESVRTAARGLIEELRAEHD; encoded by the coding sequence ATGCAACTCTCCGAGCAGCGCGTCGTCGTCACCGGCGCTGCGGGCCTCGTCGGCTCCCACCTCGCCGCCGAACTCGCGCCGGACAACGACGTGCTCGCGGTCGACAATCTCTCGAAGGGGACCCGGGAGCGCGTGCCCGACGGCGTCGAGTTCGTCGAGGCAGACATGTGTGACCCCGAGGACGTGGCCGAGGTCATAACCGAGGACGTGGACATCGTCTTCCACTTCGCGGCGTACACGGACACGAACTACGGGGAACCCCGCGTGCTGTTCGAGGAGAACGGCGAGATGACGTACAACGTCCTCGAGCGCATGGACGAGGTGGGCGTCGACAAACTGGCGTTCACGTCCTCCTCGACGGTGTACGGCGAGGCGCCGATGCCGACCCCGGAGGATTACGCGCCCCTCGAACCCATCTCCATCTACGGCGCGAGCAAACTCGCCGACGAGGGCCTCGTCTCGACGTACGCCCACTCCTACGGCATCCAGTCGTGGATGTACCGGTTCGCGAACATCGTCGGGCCGAAACAGCGCGGCAACGTCGTCCCGGACTTCATCGAGAAACTGCTCGAGAACCCGGAGACGCTCACCATCCTCGGGAACGGTCGCCAGGAGAAGTCCTACCTCCACGTCGAGGAGTGCGTGGACGCCATGATCCACGTCGTCGAGCACGCTGACGACGACCTGAACACCTACAACCTTGGCACGCGCACGACGACGTCCGTCAACGCCATCGCGGACATCGTCGCCGAGGAGATGGACCTCGACCCCGACTACGAGTACACGGGTGGCGACCGGGGCTGGACCGGCGACGTGCCGAAGATGCGCCTCTCCATCGAGAAGCTCTCGGCGCTGGGCTGGGAGCCGTCGCTGTCCTCCGACGAGTCCGTTCGGACGGCCGCCCGCGGGCTGATCGAGGAACTGCGCGCGGAACACGACTGA